In a single window of the Papaver somniferum cultivar HN1 chromosome 8, ASM357369v1, whole genome shotgun sequence genome:
- the LOC113302602 gene encoding uncharacterized protein LOC113302602 — MDEDVVVAWVTSIVLTYMKERLRTKPPTIQKMVLKKKKVKISYWTALRARHMCLEKIHGLGSYERSFRLVPELCHQIKVINPRNIAVWSKDNTTNEFQGLCIAYKASLEGFKNGCRPLIALDGFPLKSKYRGVGLTASSVDGNNGMFPIAIYVCLTETQETWSRFICILKPFLMELNRTMTFYYIITMV, encoded by the exons ATGGATGAGGATGTGGTTGTTGCATGGGTTACTAGTATCGTATTGACTTACATGAAAGAACGACTTCGTACTAAGCCCCCAACAATACAGAAGATGgtcttaaaaaagaaaaaggtcaAGATATCCTACTGGACTGCTCTTCGTGCAAGGCATATGTGCCTTGAGAAGATACATGGGTTGGGATCATATGAAAGAAGTTTCAG GTTAGTACCTGAGCTGTGCCACCAGATTAAGGTTATCAACCCGAGGAACATAGCAGTTTGGTCCAAAGACAACACGACCAATGAGTTTCAAGGACTGTGTATCGCTTATAAGGCGTCTTTGGAGGGATTTAAGAATGGATGTAGACCTTTGATAGCTTTGGACGGATTTCCACTCAAGAGCAAGTATAGGGGCGTAGGCTTGACTGCCTCTTCAGTTGATGGGAACAATGGCATGTTTCCCATTGCCATCTATGTTTGTTTGACTGAAACCCAAGAAACATGGAGTCGGTTCATTTGCATTCTCAAACCTTTTCTGATGGAATTGAACAGGACAATGACGTTTTATTATATCATTACTATGGTGTAA
- the LOC113302601 gene encoding sentrin-specific protease 1-like isoform X4 — protein MGGENDKEGTEQHGADVASNDAINISKSPKGKKRMHRELEVFSNSNDDDDVKIIPKAAKVKREIIPSRYRRPPFTNDGRNQKKPRKKVESKESVIRNNMKTQITDWQNKEDINDLFCFLDQSKIHGEFYNDNGMSLVNCEDLSRLLDPSGWLGDEVINKTLYLLRKSKYFTGANHTWTYFDTYMLKILENKNDKVMERIRLGISPKHDDARPLPWDAVSTVYGVLNVKKTHWVALTIKMAERRITIYDSKIPPRTGKNTNIYEEIEILREYLRGVMGSGEWHCIFYSKNLPQQTDGSSCGVFAIKFIEHMIRDISFQKIEQSKTPQFAV, from the exons ATGGGAGGGGAAAACGATAAAGAAGGAACAGAACAACATGGTGCTGATGTTGCCTCCAACGAT GCAATTAACATTTCAAAGAgcccaaaaggaaaaaaaagaatgcATCGCGAACTCGAAGTATTCAGCAACTCCAATGATGACGACGACGTAAAAATAATTCCTAAAGCGGCCAAGGTTAAGAGGGAAATAATCCCTTCCAGATATAGAAGGCCTCCATTTACAAATGATGGTCGTAACCAAAAGAAGCCTCGAAAAAAGGTGGAAAGCAAGGAGTCTGTTATCAGGAATAATATGAAAACTCAGATAACTGACTGGCAAAACAAAGAAGATATAAATGATCTATTCTGTTTCTTAGACCAAAG TAAAATACATGGAGAATTCTATAATGATAATGGTATGTCATTAGTGAACTGTGAAGATTTATCTAGACTACTGGATCCATCTGGGTGGCTAGGTGATGAG GTTATTAACAAAACACTGTACCTGTTGCGAAAGTCAAAGTACTTCACCGGGGCAAATCATACCTGGACATACTTCGACACGTATATGCTT aaaattcttgagaacaaGAACGACAAAGTGATGGAAAGAATCAGACTAGGAATTTCTCCGAAACATGATGATGCTCGTCCACTCCCTTGGGATGCGGTTTCTACAGTATATGGTGTGCTTAATGTTAAAAAGACACACTGGGTAGCTCTCACCATTAAAATGGCAGAAAGGAGAATTACAATTTATGATTCCAAGATACCGCCTCGTACTGGTAAGAATACCAACATTTACGAGGAAATTGAGATTCTCCGTGAGTATTTGCGAGGCGTGATGGGTTCTGGTGAATGGCATTGTATATTTTACAGCAAAAATCTCCCTCAACAAACAGATGG GTCCTCTTGTGGTGTCTTTGCCATCAAGTTTATTGAGCATATGATTAGGGATATTTCCTTCCAGAAAATCGAACAAAGTAAAACTCCTCAATTTGCTGTTTAA
- the LOC113302601 gene encoding uncharacterized protein LOC113302601 isoform X1, whose protein sequence is MSVMTSAQMFINAIVFCTTYIHPQKYRDGYGKITTYSSLLSLKELREKLEDHEQPIFRTTAIGHLLDMPEEQSWSGALVNYLLSREFAYPVVPREKAEEKVVETWFRVCDEEFGFGKVPDKKSGSIKICDNPFDKDLCFGKIEFTLISGLSFRKPDQAFICPAEPSTLKTRYFSIIDSVKGSHLRAFIFGKEVESSSKKKEPKNTKVKLESKNKVIVAEKRVDCSSEERVKVALLYFIHFFLLGHANDDNVEDEFWHLVDNLTEFNKYPWRELVYDRTITKSRSALVYQTNNYKKEGLPTFKSQGLLHVLVVWALEIFPGLLQKFVERKDSIGWQPHILTVLCNELVHHQSIVKTLNSVPAIRESITGHTYDSLEEMLEEGLGPLNSVVSDLEEHANEDSETKSSSP, encoded by the exons ATGAGTGTAATGACTTCTGCACAAATGTTTATCAATGCAATTGTGTTTTGTACGACGTATATCCACCCCCAGAAATACAGGGATGGCTACGGAAAGATTACGACTTACTCCAGCTTGTTGTCTTTAAAAGAACTACGTGAAAAATTGGAAGACCATGAGCAACCCATTTTCCGAACAACTGCAATTGGGCATCTTCTTGACATGCCAGAAGAACAATCGTGGTCTGGGGCGTTAGTTAATTACTTATTGTCTAGGGAGTTTGCCTACCCTGTTGTTCCCAGAGAAAAGGCCGAAGAAAAAGTCGTAGAAACATGGTTCAGGGTTTGTGACGAGGAATTTGGCTTTGGGAAGGTTCCTGACAAGAAATCAGGCTCTATAAAGATTTGTGACAACCCTTTTGACAAAGATCTCTGCTTTGGGAAGATCGAGTTTACTTTGATTTCTGGTCTTAGTTTTAGGAAGCCAGATCAAGCCTTCATTTGTCCAGCGGAACCATCTACCCTTAAGACAAGGTATTTTTCCATCATTGACAGCGTAAAAGGTTCTCATCTGAGAGCTTTTATATTTGGCAAAGAGGTTGAATCTAGTTCAAAAAAGAAAGAACCTAAAAACACAAAGGTTAAACTTGAAAGTAAAAACAAAGTCATAGTAGCCGAGAAAAGGGTTGATTGTTCTAGTGAAGAAAGGGTCAAAGTGGCTTTATTGTATTTTATCCACTTCTTCCTTCTGGGGCATGCAAATGATGATAATGTCGAGGATGAGTTCTGGCACCTTGTAGACAACCTTACAGAGTTTAACAAGTACCCTTGGAGGGAATTAGTGTATGACAGGACCATTACAAAAAGTAGGTCTGCGTTGGTCTATCAAACCAACAATTACAAGAAGGAAGGACTACCGACTTTTAAGTCTCAAGGATTGCTGCATGTGCTGGTG GTTTGGGCCCTTGAAATTTTCCCAGGACTGCTTCAGAAGTTTGTAGAAAGAAAAGATAGTATAGGGTGGCAGCCACATATCCTTACTGTGTTATGCAACGAGCTTGTCCACCACCAAAGCATCGTTAAAACGTTGAATTCGGTACCA GCTATCCGTGAAAGCATTACAGGGCATACATATGATTCTTTGgaagaaatgctcgaggaagGTTTAGGTCCCCTCAATAGTGTCGTATCGGATTTAGAGGAACATGCCAACGAGGATTCGGAGACGAAATCTTCTTCACCATAG
- the LOC113302601 gene encoding uncharacterized protein LOC113302601 isoform X2: MSVMTSAQMFINAIVFCTTYIHPQKYRDGYGKITTYSSLLSLKELREKLEDHEQPIFRTTAIGHLLDMPEEQSWSGALVNYLLSREFAYPVVPREKAEEKVVETWFRVCDEEFGFGKVPDKKSGSIKICDNPFDKDLCFGKIEFTLISGLSFRKPDQAFICPAEPSTLKTRYFSIIDSVKGSHLRAFIFGKEVESSSKKKEPKNTKVKLESKNKVIVAEKRVDCSSEERVKVALLYFIHFFLLGHANDDNVEDEFWHLVDNLTEFNKYPWRELVYDRTITKSRSALVYQTNNYKKEGLPTFKSQGLLHVLVWALEIFPGLLQKFVERKDSIGWQPHILTVLCNELVHHQSIVKTLNSVPAIRESITGHTYDSLEEMLEEGLGPLNSVVSDLEEHANEDSETKSSSP, from the exons ATGAGTGTAATGACTTCTGCACAAATGTTTATCAATGCAATTGTGTTTTGTACGACGTATATCCACCCCCAGAAATACAGGGATGGCTACGGAAAGATTACGACTTACTCCAGCTTGTTGTCTTTAAAAGAACTACGTGAAAAATTGGAAGACCATGAGCAACCCATTTTCCGAACAACTGCAATTGGGCATCTTCTTGACATGCCAGAAGAACAATCGTGGTCTGGGGCGTTAGTTAATTACTTATTGTCTAGGGAGTTTGCCTACCCTGTTGTTCCCAGAGAAAAGGCCGAAGAAAAAGTCGTAGAAACATGGTTCAGGGTTTGTGACGAGGAATTTGGCTTTGGGAAGGTTCCTGACAAGAAATCAGGCTCTATAAAGATTTGTGACAACCCTTTTGACAAAGATCTCTGCTTTGGGAAGATCGAGTTTACTTTGATTTCTGGTCTTAGTTTTAGGAAGCCAGATCAAGCCTTCATTTGTCCAGCGGAACCATCTACCCTTAAGACAAGGTATTTTTCCATCATTGACAGCGTAAAAGGTTCTCATCTGAGAGCTTTTATATTTGGCAAAGAGGTTGAATCTAGTTCAAAAAAGAAAGAACCTAAAAACACAAAGGTTAAACTTGAAAGTAAAAACAAAGTCATAGTAGCCGAGAAAAGGGTTGATTGTTCTAGTGAAGAAAGGGTCAAAGTGGCTTTATTGTATTTTATCCACTTCTTCCTTCTGGGGCATGCAAATGATGATAATGTCGAGGATGAGTTCTGGCACCTTGTAGACAACCTTACAGAGTTTAACAAGTACCCTTGGAGGGAATTAGTGTATGACAGGACCATTACAAAAAGTAGGTCTGCGTTGGTCTATCAAACCAACAATTACAAGAAGGAAGGACTACCGACTTTTAAGTCTCAAGGATTGCTGCATGTGCTG GTTTGGGCCCTTGAAATTTTCCCAGGACTGCTTCAGAAGTTTGTAGAAAGAAAAGATAGTATAGGGTGGCAGCCACATATCCTTACTGTGTTATGCAACGAGCTTGTCCACCACCAAAGCATCGTTAAAACGTTGAATTCGGTACCA GCTATCCGTGAAAGCATTACAGGGCATACATATGATTCTTTGgaagaaatgctcgaggaagGTTTAGGTCCCCTCAATAGTGTCGTATCGGATTTAGAGGAACATGCCAACGAGGATTCGGAGACGAAATCTTCTTCACCATAG
- the LOC113302601 gene encoding uncharacterized protein LOC113302601 isoform X3, translating into MPEEQSWSGALVNYLLSREFAYPVVPREKAEEKVVETWFRVCDEEFGFGKVPDKKSGSIKICDNPFDKDLCFGKIEFTLISGLSFRKPDQAFICPAEPSTLKTRYFSIIDSVKGSHLRAFIFGKEVESSSKKKEPKNTKVKLESKNKVIVAEKRVDCSSEERVKVALLYFIHFFLLGHANDDNVEDEFWHLVDNLTEFNKYPWRELVYDRTITKSRSALVYQTNNYKKEGLPTFKSQGLLHVLVVWALEIFPGLLQKFVERKDSIGWQPHILTVLCNELVHHQSIVKTLNSVPAIRESITGHTYDSLEEMLEEGLGPLNSVVSDLEEHANEDSETKSSSP; encoded by the exons ATGCCAGAAGAACAATCGTGGTCTGGGGCGTTAGTTAATTACTTATTGTCTAGGGAGTTTGCCTACCCTGTTGTTCCCAGAGAAAAGGCCGAAGAAAAAGTCGTAGAAACATGGTTCAGGGTTTGTGACGAGGAATTTGGCTTTGGGAAGGTTCCTGACAAGAAATCAGGCTCTATAAAGATTTGTGACAACCCTTTTGACAAAGATCTCTGCTTTGGGAAGATCGAGTTTACTTTGATTTCTGGTCTTAGTTTTAGGAAGCCAGATCAAGCCTTCATTTGTCCAGCGGAACCATCTACCCTTAAGACAAGGTATTTTTCCATCATTGACAGCGTAAAAGGTTCTCATCTGAGAGCTTTTATATTTGGCAAAGAGGTTGAATCTAGTTCAAAAAAGAAAGAACCTAAAAACACAAAGGTTAAACTTGAAAGTAAAAACAAAGTCATAGTAGCCGAGAAAAGGGTTGATTGTTCTAGTGAAGAAAGGGTCAAAGTGGCTTTATTGTATTTTATCCACTTCTTCCTTCTGGGGCATGCAAATGATGATAATGTCGAGGATGAGTTCTGGCACCTTGTAGACAACCTTACAGAGTTTAACAAGTACCCTTGGAGGGAATTAGTGTATGACAGGACCATTACAAAAAGTAGGTCTGCGTTGGTCTATCAAACCAACAATTACAAGAAGGAAGGACTACCGACTTTTAAGTCTCAAGGATTGCTGCATGTGCTGGTG GTTTGGGCCCTTGAAATTTTCCCAGGACTGCTTCAGAAGTTTGTAGAAAGAAAAGATAGTATAGGGTGGCAGCCACATATCCTTACTGTGTTATGCAACGAGCTTGTCCACCACCAAAGCATCGTTAAAACGTTGAATTCGGTACCA GCTATCCGTGAAAGCATTACAGGGCATACATATGATTCTTTGgaagaaatgctcgaggaagGTTTAGGTCCCCTCAATAGTGTCGTATCGGATTTAGAGGAACATGCCAACGAGGATTCGGAGACGAAATCTTCTTCACCATAG